One Vanacampus margaritifer isolate UIUO_Vmar chromosome 20, RoL_Vmar_1.0, whole genome shotgun sequence DNA window includes the following coding sequences:
- the LOC144040563 gene encoding histone-lysine N-methyltransferase set-1-like, with protein MLYIDTGRDKHGLDVKYISEFKGRGVFACASFEKGDFLLEYRGALLSKQECERRQRLYHDKMKAFMFEFRFDGRTWCILTQRSLPNPPELNSP; from the exons ATGCTTTATATCGATACCGGAAGAGACAAACATGGACTTGATGTGAAATACATCAGTGAATTCAAAG GGAGAGGGGTCTTTGCTTGTGCTTCTTTTGAAAAAGGAGACTTCCTGCTAGAATATCGTGGTGCACTTCTAAGCAAACAAGAATGTGAGAGGAGACAGAGATTGTAccatgacaaaatgaaagcattcaTGTTTGAGTTTCGCTTTGACGGAAGAACTTGGTG cattctgacgCAGAGAAGTCTGCCCAACCCTCCGGAGTTGAACAG tccatga
- the LOC144040450 gene encoding uncharacterized protein LOC144040450: MLSKGFNERDSTKLHKDVALGLSQLEQRLCNYFTRVELVGKRERKVVVLLAPSTVEALSLLTNKRKECGVPDENIFLFGRPKTLTYYRGCDCLRIYASLCGAKQPELLRSTQLRKHVATLTQILNLKKNELDQVADFLGHDIRVHRDFYRLPVPTMQLAKISKLLLSIEKGELSGLQGKSLDEIEIEDNLSFSENENNDGSDSEGSDTEVGGPLCEDGKDLDPASDSTILEQEQNSGGQDKLSHVTSTVGDTVPSTGVLSGKDDADQESEGRRQPKKMWSKAEVAAVMRHFGSHIKKGKLASKVECSQCKRAEDPVLSQRTVQNIRDFVRNRITTAKRQAQKRR, from the exons ATGCTCAGCAAAGGTTTTAATGAGAGAGACAGCACAAAGCTGCACAAAGATGTTGCCTTGGGTCTTTCTCAGCTCGAGCAAAGGTTGTGCAACTATTTCACCAGAGTAGAACTTGTTGGGAAAAGAGAGCGAAAGGTGGTGGTTCTTCTTGCACCATCTACGGTAGAAGCGCTGTCACTTCTAACCAATAAAAGGAAGGAGTGTGGTGTCCCAGATGagaatatttttctatttggaAGACCCAAAACTTTAACATACTACAGAGGATGTGATTGCTTGCGTATTTACGCAAGCCTGTGTGGAGCTAAACAGCCAGAGCTCCTCAGATCTACACAACTTAGAAAACATGTCGCCACACTCACACAGatactgaatttgaaaaaaaatgaacttgaCCAGGTTGCAGATTTCCTGGGGCATGATATCAGAGTCCATAGGGATTTCTATAGGTTGCCGGTCCCAACCATGCAGTTGGCCAAGATCTCAAAACTGCTCTTATCCATAGAAAAAGGAGAGCTTTCTGGTCTACAGGGTAAATCTCtggatgaaattgaaattgaag ATAACTTATCATTCAGTgagaatgaaaataatgatGGCAGTGACTCAGAGGGCAGCGACACAGAGGTCGGAGGACCACTTTGTGAAGATGGCAAAGACCTGGATCCAGCCTCAGACTCTACGATCCTTGAGCAGGAACAGAACTCTGGTGGCCAAG atAAGCTGTCACATGTGACATCTACAGTAGGAGACACAGTCCCTTCAACTGGCG TCCTCTCAGGAAAAGACGATGCTGATCAAGAAAGTGAGGGAAGGAGACagccaaagaaaatgtggagCAAAGCCGAGGTCGCTGCAGTGATGCGACATTTTGGaagccacataaaaaaaggaaaacttgccTCCAAAGTTGAATGCAGCCAGTGTAAGCGGGCAGAAGACCCTGTGCTGTCACAACGGACTGTACAGAATATTAGAGACTTTGTGAGAAACCGAATAACCACAGCCAAAAGGCAGGCCCAGAAGAGACGGTAA